In Bacteriovorax sp. Seq25_V, the following are encoded in one genomic region:
- a CDS encoding ABC transporter ATP-binding protein, producing MLEIRNINKGFQNDTYTPILQGASLHIGSGQKVAILGKSGSGKSTLLTLISGIALPESGNILIDGEDITTLGEDARAKFRSHHISIIFQDYKLIDHLNALENVALPLRLNNISDYEAQAKLMLDKVGLGERVHSFPETLSGGERQRVAIARALALNSKVILADEPNANLDIETGHEVMGLLFDLVKEFDRTLILVTHDRDLALKCDTTYSLSKGLLEKMP from the coding sequence ATGCTGGAAATTAGAAATATTAATAAAGGCTTTCAAAACGATACCTATACTCCAATTTTACAAGGGGCTTCTCTTCACATCGGTTCCGGTCAAAAGGTTGCCATTCTTGGTAAGTCGGGAAGTGGAAAGAGCACTCTTCTAACGTTAATTTCTGGAATCGCGCTTCCTGAAAGCGGTAATATTCTCATTGATGGAGAAGATATCACTACTCTTGGAGAAGATGCTCGAGCGAAGTTTAGATCTCATCACATCTCTATCATTTTTCAAGACTACAAGCTTATTGATCACCTCAATGCCCTTGAGAATGTCGCTCTTCCTCTTAGACTTAATAATATCTCCGATTACGAGGCTCAGGCGAAGCTGATGCTTGATAAGGTTGGTCTTGGGGAGAGAGTTCATTCATTTCCAGAAACTCTAAGTGGTGGCGAGAGGCAGCGAGTAGCAATTGCAAGAGCGCTGGCCCTAAACTCTAAGGTTATCTTAGCTGATGAGCCTAATGCAAATCTTGATATTGAAACTGGGCACGAAGTTATGGGGTTATTATTTGATCTTGTTAAGGAATTTGATCGAACTCTAATCTTAGTTACTCACGACCGTGATCTTGCTCTTAAGTGTGATACGACATACTCACTCTCTAAAGGTCTATTGGAGAAGATGCCTTGA
- a CDS encoding ABC transporter permease: protein MIFRYSFSLLKKNFLITCLMVMNLFIGVLMPIGLYSYKNTINDIFQKGGQGIIGGDLKISSRIKPRDESLKGIDEFLGDEIVSKSELKSLFSMGSANDKIGMLNLVTVKGEFPYYGTIKTKNGTSLTDLSDFELLVKPEVLLKFGVAIGNTIDISGYKFKIVDTITKDVNEGMQIAQMAPKVYVSEKSVMDAGLISEGSTIFYSYIYKLKQELIRDRYVALKDKILDTNIRFTRAAGANDMFSRSLNIVFDFSQIIFLCGILISVSAFAFIYRYFLKKESSNILTYSTLGVSRRSIYGIYLLHGIYCLATTFSMAYLFSYAISPYVSEILGKYSSVSLGDFTLLIPFKFLGILSLFLLSIIVTFCYSTIEEKKIGLSYYIAPVVTLILLVYYQTNSILIAPAIVGLLLLLLLIFYYLLPMALRPLLGVRNTFFNMAMLSLIRNRTTTISKFYILFVTFFVLNLIPTIFMSISSDIEVGKSSRPDYFVFDIQEDQFEPLKKYLAENKIEHSSVSPMIRGRLTAINGKEVKADASENSSFEGEQRNRALNRGVNISYENTLNSAERVIKGNYFKNSSPDDEVNEVSLETRYAKRIGVDVGDKISFEIFDINFDVVVTSIRSVKWTSFLPNFFIVFEDGLLNDAPKTFLTTLSNVKNYSDIVKLVNEFKSLSIVDIKEMTAQAQKFLSIVQVIIINMVLVFLVISALSFISLTFFSIKITQAENQLLKYLGVGFAELRRIRVTEFMTLSALSILLAIIIAFVVGYIIVDVFLGISFTYVPIILLLNFIPFLGIFFYNKRFLSY, encoded by the coding sequence TTGATCTTTAGATACTCATTTTCTTTATTAAAGAAGAATTTTCTTATTACATGTCTGATGGTGATGAATCTCTTCATTGGCGTCTTAATGCCAATTGGACTTTATTCTTACAAGAATACTATCAATGATATTTTTCAAAAAGGTGGTCAGGGCATCATTGGTGGGGATTTGAAGATTTCATCTCGTATCAAGCCCCGTGATGAAAGCCTCAAGGGGATCGATGAATTTCTTGGGGATGAGATTGTCTCAAAATCTGAGTTAAAGAGTTTGTTCTCCATGGGAAGTGCTAACGACAAGATTGGGATGTTAAATCTTGTTACAGTGAAAGGGGAGTTTCCTTATTACGGAACCATTAAGACGAAAAATGGGACATCGCTTACAGATCTCTCTGATTTTGAACTGCTTGTAAAGCCTGAAGTGTTATTGAAGTTTGGCGTCGCTATTGGGAATACGATTGATATCAGTGGTTATAAATTTAAGATCGTCGATACAATCACTAAAGATGTGAACGAGGGAATGCAGATCGCACAGATGGCCCCTAAAGTTTATGTCAGTGAAAAGTCTGTTATGGATGCTGGGCTGATCTCTGAAGGAAGTACAATCTTTTATTCATATATTTATAAACTTAAGCAAGAGCTCATTCGTGATCGATACGTTGCCCTGAAAGATAAAATACTTGATACGAATATCCGCTTCACTCGTGCCGCTGGTGCGAATGATATGTTTTCGAGATCACTCAATATCGTCTTTGATTTTTCTCAAATTATTTTTTTATGCGGGATACTAATCAGTGTGAGTGCTTTTGCATTTATTTACCGTTATTTTCTAAAGAAAGAATCATCTAATATTTTGACTTATAGTACCCTTGGAGTGAGTCGACGTTCAATTTATGGGATCTATCTCCTTCATGGGATCTACTGTCTTGCTACGACCTTCTCTATGGCCTATCTCTTTAGTTATGCTATTTCTCCTTACGTTAGTGAGATATTGGGAAAGTATTCATCTGTCAGCCTTGGAGATTTTACTCTTCTTATTCCATTTAAATTTCTAGGAATACTTTCCTTATTTCTTTTATCGATTATTGTGACATTTTGCTATTCAACGATTGAAGAAAAGAAAATCGGTCTTTCATATTATATTGCGCCAGTTGTGACTTTAATTTTACTTGTCTATTATCAGACAAATTCTATTTTGATTGCACCAGCGATAGTCGGACTATTATTACTACTATTATTGATATTCTATTATCTTCTCCCTATGGCCTTAAGACCATTGCTTGGAGTTAGAAATACATTCTTTAATATGGCGATGCTCTCACTTATAAGAAATAGAACAACGACTATATCAAAGTTCTATATTCTCTTTGTGACTTTCTTTGTTTTAAACCTCATTCCGACAATATTCATGTCGATCAGTTCAGATATTGAAGTTGGGAAGTCGAGTCGTCCTGATTACTTTGTCTTTGATATCCAGGAAGACCAATTTGAACCATTAAAGAAGTATCTAGCTGAAAATAAGATTGAACATTCATCGGTGTCACCAATGATTAGGGGAAGATTAACGGCCATTAATGGTAAAGAAGTTAAGGCCGATGCTAGTGAGAATTCCTCTTTTGAAGGTGAACAAAGAAATAGGGCCTTGAATCGAGGGGTGAATATTAGTTATGAAAATACTCTTAATAGTGCAGAGAGAGTAATCAAAGGAAATTACTTCAAAAATAGTTCTCCTGATGACGAGGTAAATGAAGTATCTCTTGAAACTCGCTATGCCAAGCGTATTGGAGTTGATGTCGGTGATAAGATCTCTTTTGAAATCTTCGATATTAATTTTGACGTGGTGGTAACTTCTATTCGATCTGTGAAATGGACGAGCTTTCTTCCTAATTTCTTCATTGTTTTTGAAGATGGTTTGTTAAACGATGCACCTAAGACATTTCTTACAACTCTAAGTAATGTTAAAAATTACAGCGATATTGTAAAACTAGTTAATGAGTTTAAAAGTTTAAGCATTGTAGATATAAAAGAGATGACTGCCCAAGCACAGAAGTTTCTTTCAATTGTTCAAGTGATTATTATTAATATGGTACTCGTTTTCTTAGTCATTAGTGCTCTATCATTTATTTCACTAACATTTTTTAGTATTAAAATTACACAAGCTGAAAATCAACTTCTAAAATATCTTGGAGTTGGCTTTGCTGAACTTAGAAGAATTCGCGTCACAGAATTTATGACTTTAAGCGCTCTCTCAATCTTGTTGGCCATTATTATTGCTTTTGTCGTGGGGTATATTATTGTTGATGTTTTTCTTGGGATAAGCTTTACGTATGTACCAATTATACTTCTTTTGAACTTTATTCCTTTTCTTGGAATATTCTTTTATAACAAACGGTTTCTATCTTATTAA
- a CDS encoding VWA domain-containing protein — translation MKRKEINVFNISFLDLLSGALGAVIILFISVPKNEAPEASSKIVKATCTNEEKLLKQCLTDNEDQKKIISEGKLAKEELEKKVSSLQAELEKIKTKAKEESEIIQKSQSEGDGSADTGFNFKGKNIVFIIDVSGSMQGEKIGQVKAGLKMLIASMGKEYKVDVVYYPHSVNQDYYSLWGVTQSLHNLRVKEEVYDFLNNLVPKGNTPTRSAMLYAMSNYKEATDIVLLSDGLPTISGSRKVDDYKDLIKDILWHNGRSIQINTIGVGKMVFSSRGNDLYKFLKELSEKTNGFFYGF, via the coding sequence ATGAAAAGAAAAGAAATTAACGTATTCAATATATCCTTTCTTGATCTCCTCTCTGGAGCGCTTGGTGCTGTTATTATTCTCTTTATCTCTGTTCCAAAGAATGAAGCCCCTGAGGCCTCGTCAAAAATCGTTAAGGCTACATGTACTAACGAAGAGAAGCTTTTAAAACAGTGTCTCACCGACAATGAAGATCAGAAAAAAATTATTAGTGAAGGAAAGCTTGCCAAGGAAGAGCTTGAAAAGAAAGTAAGTTCCTTACAAGCAGAACTTGAAAAAATTAAAACAAAGGCTAAGGAAGAGTCGGAGATCATTCAAAAATCACAGAGTGAAGGAGATGGCTCGGCTGATACAGGCTTTAATTTCAAGGGTAAGAATATTGTATTTATTATCGATGTTTCAGGATCGATGCAAGGTGAAAAAATTGGACAAGTTAAGGCCGGACTTAAAATGCTTATTGCATCGATGGGAAAAGAATATAAAGTTGATGTAGTCTACTACCCTCACTCTGTTAATCAGGATTATTACTCTCTATGGGGAGTCACACAATCACTTCATAATCTACGAGTAAAAGAAGAAGTGTATGACTTTCTAAATAATCTTGTACCTAAAGGAAATACTCCAACAAGATCGGCCATGCTCTATGCCATGAGTAACTATAAAGAAGCCACAGATATCGTGCTCTTAAGTGATGGTCTTCCAACAATTTCTGGATCGAGGAAAGTTGATGATTACAAAGATCTTATTAAAGATATTCTTTGGCACAATGGGCGCTCAATTCAGATCAATACGATTGGTGTTGGAAAAATGGTCTTCTCATCAAGGGGCAATGATCTCTACAAATTTCTCAAAGAGTTATCAGAGAAAACTAATGGATTCTTCTACGGTTTCTAG
- a CDS encoding MotA/TolQ/ExbB proton channel family protein has protein sequence MLTKKEVINITKALLSGTVFSVVMNILNLLIDGAQFKTTQRIILLLGGDFSGGGYIQWITYVAFVWAILEINKLNRKVTAETSYFKADLLPKNEKHLLMATDVYDLYLSIKEFEAKHTKTLLTQLIRNSCAKFRSTRNISEVLDVLNIMTDLHRETSEMEQTNIRYLLWAIPSLGFIGTVLGISQALMIANSKDMNAIALTLGVAFDTTLVALVLSIVLMWLFHDLQRKTDSFHVKSKEYVIENLINKIEIA, from the coding sequence ATGCTTACAAAGAAAGAAGTAATCAATATTACAAAAGCACTTCTGTCAGGAACTGTTTTTTCTGTAGTAATGAATATCCTCAATCTCCTCATCGATGGTGCACAATTTAAAACAACTCAACGAATCATTCTACTTCTAGGTGGAGACTTCAGTGGTGGCGGTTATATTCAGTGGATCACTTATGTCGCCTTTGTTTGGGCAATTTTAGAAATCAATAAACTTAATAGAAAAGTGACGGCTGAGACTTCTTACTTCAAGGCCGATCTCTTACCTAAGAACGAAAAGCATCTTCTTATGGCAACTGATGTTTATGATCTTTACCTCTCAATTAAAGAATTTGAAGCAAAACACACAAAAACTCTTCTGACTCAATTAATCAGGAATAGTTGTGCGAAATTTAGAAGTACAAGAAATATCTCAGAAGTACTCGACGTCTTAAATATTATGACAGACCTTCACCGTGAAACATCAGAGATGGAGCAGACCAATATTCGTTACCTGCTTTGGGCCATCCCCTCTCTTGGTTTCATTGGAACTGTTCTAGGTATTTCTCAGGCCCTGATGATAGCTAATAGTAAAGATATGAATGCAATTGCACTGACTCTTGGAGTGGCCTTTGATACTACTTTAGTTGCCCTTGTTCTGAGTATTGTTCTAATGTGGCTCTTTCATGATCTTCAAAGAAAGACAGATAGCTTTCATGTAAAAAGTAAAGAATATGTAATTGAAAACCTAATTAACAAGATTGAAATCGCATAA
- a CDS encoding acyl-CoA thioesterase, with the protein MGKKEETKKSSEKKQVSGELCVRTLAMPGDTNPNGDIFGGWVLSQMDIAGGIFSGKHCHGRTVTVAIESMTFLKPVLVGDVLCCYCDLIKEGNSSITLKIEAWTIRRFETERVLVTEGVFTYVAVDEERRPRSIHSFSTK; encoded by the coding sequence GTGGGCAAAAAAGAAGAGACTAAAAAGTCATCTGAAAAAAAACAAGTAAGTGGTGAACTTTGTGTAAGAACGCTTGCAATGCCAGGGGACACAAATCCTAATGGTGATATTTTCGGTGGTTGGGTTCTATCTCAAATGGATATTGCTGGAGGTATCTTCTCGGGTAAACATTGTCATGGAAGAACGGTAACGGTTGCTATCGAGTCGATGACATTCTTAAAACCTGTATTAGTAGGGGATGTTCTTTGTTGTTACTGTGATCTTATTAAAGAAGGAAATTCATCAATCACTTTAAAAATAGAAGCTTGGACTATTCGTCGTTTTGAGACAGAAAGAGTTCTTGTTACTGAAGGTGTTTTCACATACGTTGCTGTAGATGAAGAGAGACGCCCTCGCTCAATTCATTCATTTAGCACAAAGTAG
- a CDS encoding ABC transporter ATP-binding protein — protein sequence MEVLNVDSLSKSYSGNQALSNFSISLNRGEVIALLGPNGAGKTTFVKSILGLLKADSGTIKFFDVESDSVSRSKVSYLPEKFTFYPYFTIEATLRFYADMYNIKSNRQEIIDNALRKLGILDIKGKKISDISKGQLQRVGLACVTMGSHEFIILDEPFSGLDPIGIKEVKDLCVDLKKSGKTLLINSHILAEMEKMADRVIILNKGKTLAFGSVDEVRGDMSLEDKFFKLVKDGEAHA from the coding sequence ATGGAAGTTTTAAATGTAGATAGTTTATCGAAGAGTTACTCTGGGAATCAGGCCCTTAGTAATTTTTCAATTTCTTTAAATAGAGGTGAGGTTATTGCTCTTTTAGGCCCAAATGGTGCAGGAAAGACTACCTTTGTAAAATCAATCCTAGGCTTACTTAAAGCTGATTCTGGGACTATTAAGTTCTTTGATGTGGAAAGTGATAGTGTATCAAGATCAAAGGTAAGTTACCTCCCTGAGAAGTTTACGTTTTATCCTTATTTTACAATTGAAGCCACGCTGAGATTCTATGCTGATATGTATAATATCAAAAGTAATCGCCAAGAGATAATTGATAATGCTCTTAGAAAATTGGGGATACTCGATATTAAAGGCAAGAAAATCTCTGATATTTCTAAAGGACAACTACAAAGAGTTGGACTAGCTTGTGTCACAATGGGAAGCCATGAGTTTATCATTCTTGATGAACCATTTTCTGGACTTGATCCAATTGGAATCAAAGAAGTTAAGGATCTTTGTGTCGATCTAAAAAAATCTGGTAAGACTCTTCTCATCAACTCTCATATCCTTGCAGAAATGGAGAAGATGGCCGACAGGGTAATTATTCTAAACAAGGGAAAGACTCTTGCTTTTGGTTCTGTTGATGAGGTTCGTGGAGATATGAGCCTTGAAGATAAGTTTTTCAAATTAGTAAAAGATGGTGAAGCGCATGCTTAA
- a CDS encoding ABC transporter permease: MLNYSLVQNTIQKEIRNKGVIFLFLMTLISLYLGHSLAVGVKEYVDEANMSALIANSTQAIIITFVSTISIFVSIIIGISAIRSDQSLRILPQILSFPISRLTYIMSRITGAWALSVIFYAITVTFGILILKFSGAMKVDFLSMLMTFGLMLLSLLTVTFVASFISVYLNKIASFILTIVFYLISKFSYYNFINGGFEKAEFSISKVLGLFAHYCLPRIGELNYFSEGYLSGKTFDSTSLVLALVHFFCVIIIWGYIFKFLFERREI, from the coding sequence ATGCTTAATTACTCATTAGTTCAAAATACAATACAAAAAGAAATTCGTAATAAGGGTGTAATCTTCCTTTTCTTGATGACTCTTATTTCTCTATACCTAGGGCACAGCTTGGCGGTTGGAGTGAAAGAGTATGTTGATGAGGCTAATATGAGTGCTCTTATTGCAAACTCAACGCAAGCGATCATCATTACGTTTGTTTCAACAATTTCAATTTTCGTTTCAATTATTATTGGTATTAGCGCGATTAGAAGTGATCAGTCTTTAAGAATCTTACCTCAGATCTTGAGTTTTCCAATTTCAAGACTAACTTATATTATGAGTCGAATCACAGGTGCTTGGGCACTTAGTGTGATCTTTTACGCGATCACTGTGACATTTGGGATATTGATCTTGAAATTCTCTGGGGCAATGAAGGTTGATTTCTTGTCGATGCTCATGACTTTTGGGCTAATGCTCTTATCTCTACTAACAGTTACATTTGTAGCTAGCTTTATCTCTGTTTACTTAAATAAGATTGCATCATTCATTTTAACAATCGTATTCTATCTTATTTCAAAATTTTCTTACTATAACTTTATCAATGGTGGTTTTGAGAAAGCAGAGTTCTCTATTTCTAAAGTTCTTGGACTCTTTGCCCATTATTGTTTACCAAGAATAGGAGAGTTAAATTACTTCAGTGAAGGCTACTTAAGCGGGAAGACATTTGATTCTACATCTCTCGTTCTCGCTTTGGTGCACTTTTTCTGTGTTATAATTATTTGGGGATATATTTTTAAATTCCTTTTTGAGCGTAGGGAAATTTGA
- a CDS encoding DUF6691 family protein: MKKLYSLLSGLIFGIGLGLSGMMSPEKVKGFLNITREWDPSLALVMGGALLITFVAFPLVLKKSAPICEDTFFLPTKKELDLQVIAGPILFGIGWGLIGLCPGPAIANIATGATGVIAFFFIMAIAMYFTDLVRNKLLN, from the coding sequence ATGAAAAAACTATACTCTCTACTAAGTGGATTAATTTTTGGAATAGGCCTTGGACTTTCAGGAATGATGTCTCCAGAAAAGGTAAAAGGCTTCTTAAATATCACACGTGAATGGGACCCTTCTCTAGCATTAGTAATGGGCGGCGCTCTTCTCATCACATTTGTGGCCTTCCCCCTTGTACTAAAGAAAAGTGCACCAATTTGTGAAGATACATTCTTCTTACCAACGAAGAAGGAACTTGACCTACAAGTTATCGCTGGCCCGATTCTTTTTGGGATTGGTTGGGGATTAATTGGACTTTGTCCGGGACCAGCAATTGCCAATATTGCAACAGGCGCAACGGGTGTTATCGCCTTCTTTTTCATTATGGCAATCGCAATGTATTTTACTGATCTTGTTAGAAATAAATTACTTAACTAG
- a CDS encoding YeeE/YedE family protein, translating into MTIVNFTPLESLSGGLLIGLASTLFLLTTGRIAGISGILKGMFTSKTNDDRLVRLLFIVGLIAGGLIYNNIASAPINASAITEINPKLIIAAIFVGIGTALGNGCTSGHGICGLSRKSKRSIIATLLFMAAGFVTVFITN; encoded by the coding sequence ATGACAATTGTTAACTTCACTCCACTTGAAAGTCTCTCTGGAGGCCTTTTGATTGGACTCGCTTCAACACTCTTTCTACTAACGACAGGAAGAATTGCCGGAATTAGTGGTATCCTCAAAGGAATGTTCACGTCGAAAACAAATGACGACAGACTAGTACGTCTTCTCTTCATCGTGGGTCTCATTGCTGGAGGACTTATCTACAACAACATTGCCTCTGCTCCAATCAATGCTTCTGCTATCACAGAGATCAACCCGAAACTTATCATCGCTGCAATCTTTGTTGGAATTGGAACGGCACTTGGAAATGGTTGTACAAGTGGACACGGGATTTGTGGACTTTCACGAAAGTCTAAAAGATCAATTATTGCCACACTACTATTTATGGCCGCAGGATTTGTAACTGTATTTATCACGAACTAA
- a CDS encoding helix-turn-helix transcriptional regulator, whose protein sequence is MNKVLKKAPIVAENLKLLAHEGRLKILCFLCDGEKSVSELEELTQLSQSQISQYLKKFEDKKIVRIRKDGKWSYYQICDQKMYSLIQSLHDIYCN, encoded by the coding sequence ATGAATAAGGTACTCAAAAAAGCTCCTATTGTCGCAGAAAATTTAAAGCTCCTCGCTCACGAAGGACGCTTGAAGATACTATGTTTTCTGTGTGATGGGGAGAAGTCAGTTTCTGAGCTCGAAGAACTAACACAGTTATCGCAGTCCCAAATTTCGCAATACCTGAAGAAATTTGAAGACAAGAAAATTGTAAGAATAAGAAAAGATGGCAAATGGAGTTACTACCAAATTTGCGATCAAAAAATGTACTCTCTCATTCAATCTCTACACGATATATATTGTAACTAG
- a CDS encoding HPF/RaiA family ribosome-associated protein, whose translation MKCTITFRNLEHTEALDEKIRSKSEKLQKFFNPEATINWTCWIEKDTQVAEAIIKNKSESFVAKAESDSLYKTMDMVLTKITNQVSHRH comes from the coding sequence ATGAAATGTACTATCACGTTTAGAAATCTTGAACACACTGAAGCTTTAGATGAAAAAATCAGATCAAAAAGCGAAAAACTCCAAAAATTCTTTAATCCCGAGGCTACAATAAACTGGACTTGTTGGATTGAAAAAGACACTCAGGTAGCCGAGGCCATAATTAAAAATAAGTCAGAAAGTTTTGTGGCAAAGGCTGAATCAGATAGTTTATATAAGACGATGGATATGGTTTTGACTAAGATTACGAATCAAGTAAGTCATAGACACTAA
- a CDS encoding acetyl-CoA C-acetyltransferase translates to MEIKRVCIIDGARIPFTRSGANYMGISNKKLMTGALTELVNKLSLKGKEVGEVALGAVSKHAYDFSLARECTIEAGLSFSTPATDLQKACGTSLEAVIMLANKIALGQIDSAIAGGVDTNSDIPVEFQKTFSDKMAKVNYARSTGDKLKALMAIRPGDLAPNFPAVKEPRTGMSMGESCEEMAKTWKISREDQDQLALESHQKAAKAYDEGFFSDMVYPFGTLKKDGIVRGDTTMEKMAKLKPAFDKTSGAGTLTAANSTSLSDGAACVFLCSEEYAKAHGLHVKAYFKIGISSAVNYINDEGLLMAPAYAVPKMLGKVDMRLQDFDFYEIHEAFAAQVLCTLKAWESEEFCRTKLGLDSALGSIDRTKMNVKGGSLALGHPFAATGARIVATLAKLLDEKGSGTGLISICTAGGMGVTAILEK, encoded by the coding sequence ATGGAAATTAAAAGAGTTTGTATTATTGATGGAGCGAGAATTCCATTCACACGTTCTGGAGCAAATTACATGGGAATTAGCAATAAGAAGCTGATGACTGGTGCGCTTACTGAACTTGTTAATAAACTGTCTTTAAAAGGTAAGGAAGTTGGTGAGGTTGCCCTTGGAGCTGTTTCCAAGCACGCGTATGACTTCTCTCTTGCAAGAGAATGTACAATTGAAGCAGGCTTATCTTTTTCAACTCCTGCAACAGATCTTCAAAAAGCATGTGGAACTTCCTTAGAAGCAGTCATCATGCTTGCAAATAAAATCGCTCTTGGACAAATTGATAGTGCTATCGCTGGTGGAGTTGATACTAACTCTGATATCCCAGTAGAATTTCAAAAAACTTTTTCTGACAAAATGGCAAAGGTAAACTACGCAAGGTCAACAGGCGATAAGCTTAAGGCCCTGATGGCAATTAGGCCAGGGGACCTTGCTCCAAATTTTCCAGCAGTAAAAGAGCCAAGAACAGGTATGTCGATGGGTGAGAGTTGTGAAGAGATGGCAAAAACATGGAAGATTTCTCGGGAGGATCAGGATCAACTAGCTCTTGAATCACACCAAAAAGCTGCGAAAGCTTATGATGAAGGTTTCTTTAGTGATATGGTTTACCCTTTTGGAACTTTAAAGAAAGATGGAATCGTAAGAGGCGATACAACAATGGAAAAGATGGCAAAACTTAAGCCAGCTTTCGATAAAACTTCAGGTGCGGGAACTTTAACAGCTGCAAATTCAACTTCACTTTCTGATGGTGCTGCTTGTGTTTTCCTTTGTAGTGAAGAATATGCTAAAGCCCACGGTCTACACGTTAAGGCTTACTTTAAAATTGGAATTTCAAGTGCCGTTAATTATATCAATGATGAAGGGCTTCTAATGGCACCAGCCTACGCTGTTCCAAAGATGCTTGGTAAAGTTGATATGAGACTTCAAGACTTTGATTTTTACGAAATCCATGAGGCCTTCGCTGCTCAAGTTCTTTGTACTTTAAAAGCATGGGAATCAGAAGAGTTTTGTAGAACAAAACTTGGACTTGATAGTGCTCTAGGTTCAATTGATAGAACAAAGATGAATGTGAAAGGTGGAAGTTTAGCACTTGGCCACCCATTTGCTGCTACTGGTGCACGTATTGTGGCAACTCTTGCAAAACTATTAGATGAGAAAGGAAGCGGGACGGGACTTATTTCAATTTGTACAGCAGGTGGAATGGGCGTAACTGCAATCCTAGAAAAATAA
- a CDS encoding CBS domain-containing protein — translation MTSFISRDSLTITLGSLELQKLVCVERDASFSEIIEKMNEESIGSIGVIENSKLIGIITEKDFLTKFHRIKECCDSDSEIDITTVMTKNPIVFSEEKDLLAAMKVMTSHDFRHLPIRKGDSLEIISVRDILNIICESFKDDLSKYQPIKHWNKEEPALQEIDILEFPRKGNGISAAVFETPLKRIFNPNFIHIDYAETVEALINKMVSNEVHVAFVMEYETAFIGIITERDLLKKVYSKEIPLNAPTSDLMTPLPDFLSVTHQFGNALKNMQAFDYRNMPIVGQDGYPIGNVTLLDLMGLFYSQLVDLD, via the coding sequence ATGACTAGTTTCATCTCTCGCGACAGCTTAACTATTACTCTTGGATCTTTAGAGCTCCAAAAGCTAGTCTGCGTCGAGAGAGATGCTTCATTTTCTGAGATTATTGAGAAAATGAATGAAGAATCGATTGGTTCTATCGGTGTCATCGAAAACTCAAAGCTTATTGGTATCATCACAGAAAAAGACTTCCTTACAAAGTTTCATCGCATTAAGGAATGTTGTGATAGTGATTCAGAAATTGATATCACGACAGTCATGACAAAGAACCCAATTGTTTTTTCTGAAGAAAAAGATTTATTGGCAGCAATGAAAGTCATGACATCACACGACTTTAGACATCTTCCGATAAGAAAAGGAGATTCTCTTGAGATTATTTCCGTAAGAGATATTTTAAATATTATTTGCGAGAGTTTTAAGGATGACCTTTCAAAATACCAACCAATTAAACATTGGAATAAGGAAGAGCCGGCACTGCAGGAAATTGATATTCTCGAATTTCCTCGCAAGGGCAATGGTATATCTGCCGCCGTTTTTGAAACACCTTTAAAGAGAATCTTTAATCCGAACTTTATTCATATCGACTATGCTGAAACAGTTGAAGCCTTGATAAATAAAATGGTTTCAAATGAAGTTCATGTAGCATTCGTCATGGAATATGAAACAGCATTTATTGGTATCATTACTGAGCGTGATTTATTAAAAAAGGTTTACTCTAAGGAAATTCCTTTAAATGCGCCCACTTCTGATTTAATGACACCTCTTCCTGACTTTCTATCTGTAACTCATCAGTTTGGAAATGCTCTTAAAAATATGCAGGCTTTCGACTACCGCAATATGCCAATCGTTGGTCAAGACGGCTATCCAATAGGGAATGTAACTCTTTTAGATTTAATGGGACTATTTTATTCGCAACTTGTAGATTTAGATTAA